Proteins encoded together in one Telopea speciosissima isolate NSW1024214 ecotype Mountain lineage chromosome 4, Tspe_v1, whole genome shotgun sequence window:
- the LOC122658641 gene encoding uncharacterized protein At1g01500-like, producing MDCSYETLNGDESAEPGRKIIRQPPYQACSKLLSPWFDLRVFYVRISNCEVDNSTPEHLTLNHIPLNPDTLLEVNGVRSGIYTEGVSSLLRRDRVDKNSEEVTFVSTDSIRMTGSVKFDVYDKDDLIISGVLEMSNGNGFNGESKNHSKRWSMNCESYVVAGTGFLKGKQHMGPELPLPTIEVYVAGCFSGTPIILTKTLQLCLRKKHARKGTLDSIPEYETTECKKDDPSELDYQMAEYHYRPESLEDYNFLYSGEEYIENDEGELSWFNAGVRVGVGIGLGICLGLGIGVGVLIRTYQATTRNFKRRLV from the exons ATGGATTGCTCTTATGAGACACTGAACGGGGATGAATCCGCCGAACCTGGGCGCAAGATCATCAGACAGCCTCCATACCAAGCCTGCAGCAAGCTATTATCTCCTTGGTTTGATCTAAGGGTCTTCTATGTGAGGATCAGCAATTGTGAGGTTGACAATTCGACCCCCGAGCATCTCACACTCAATCATATCCCGCTGAACCCAGATACCCTCCTTGAAGTTAACGGTGTGAGAAGTGGCATCTACACAGAAGGTGTCTCCTCCCTACTTAGAAGGGATCGAGTTGATAAGAATTCTGAGGAAGTCACATTTGTGAGCACAGATAGTATAAGGATGACTGGGAGTGTGAAATTTGATGTTTATGATAAAGACGATCTCATAATCTCTGGGGTCTTGGAGATGTCAAATGGCAATGGCTTTAATGGAGAATCAAAAAACCATAGCAAGCGATGGAGCATGAATTGTGAATCATATGTAGTTGCAGGCACAGGTTTCTTGAAAGGAAAGCAACACATGGGTCCTGAATTACCTTTGCCAACTATTGAGGTTTATGTGGCTGGTTGTTTCTCTGGCACTCCAATCATCTTAACAAAAACTCTGCAGCTTTGCCTTCGAAAGAAGCATGCTAGGAAGGGTACGTTGGATTCAATCCCAGAGTATGAGACAACTGAGTGCAAAAAAGATGATCCTTCTGAACTCGACTACCAG ATGGCGGAATACCATTACAGACCAGAAAGCTTGGAAGATTATAACTTTCTGTACTCGGGGGAAGAATACATAGAAAATGATGAAGGTGAACTCTCATGGTTCAATGCTGGTGTGAGGGTAGGTGTTGGGATTGGGCTTGGCATTTgtcttggacttggaataggAGTAGGTGTGCTGATCCGCACATACCAAGCAACCACCAGAAACTTCAAAAGGCGGCTTGTGTAA
- the LOC122658643 gene encoding phosphatidylinositol transfer protein 3-like, with amino-acid sequence MFRRRPSHNSEENDSVQQGVKINELRTAIGPLSGRSLQYCIDACLRRYLEARNWNIDKSKKMLEETLKWRSSYKPEEIRWHEVAIEGETGKLYRANFHDRFGRTVLILRPGMQNTKSHDNQIRHLVYLLENAILNLPDDQEQMSWLIDFTGWSLANSVPIKTARETANVLQNHYPERLALAFLYNPPRIFEAFWKVVKYFLDPKTFQKVKFVYPKNNESVELMKSYFDVDNLPAEFGGEVKLQYDHEEFSRLMAQDDVKTAALWGIDNKLNHINNGCLGAELAPESVQL; translated from the exons ATGTTTCGGAGAAGGCCTTCTCATAACTCTGAGGAGAATGATTCTGTGCAGCAGGGTGTGAAG ATCAACGAACTAAGGACCGCTATTGGACCACTATCAGGGCGTAGTTTACAGTACTGTATTGATGCATGTCTAAGGAGATATTTGGAGGCTCGGAATTGGAATATTGACAAGTCAAAGAAAATGTTGGAAGAAACTCTGAAGTGGAGATCATCCTATAAGCCTGAGGAAATCCGCTGG CATGAAGTAGCAATTGAGGGTGAGACCGGAAAATTATACAGGGCAAATTTTCATGATCGGTTTGGGAGGACAGTTCTTATATTGCGACCAGGAATgcag AACACAAAATCACACGATAACCAGATCAGGCATCTAGTGTACCTGCTGGAGAATGCTATCCTTAATCTTCCTGATGATCAAGAACAGATGTCATGGTTAATAGACTTCACCGGCTGGTCATTGGCCAACAGTGTGCCCATAAAAACTGCCCGAGAGACTGCCAATGTTTTACAGAACCACTACCCTGAGAGGCTTGCTCTAGCATTTCTGTACAATCCCCCAAGAATCTTTGAAGCATTTTGGAAG GTTGTAAAGTACTTCTTGGATCCAAAAACATTTCAGAAGGTGAAATTCGTCTATCCCAAGAACAATGAAAGCGTGGAACTCATGAAATCATATTTCGATGTGGATAACCTTCCAGCAGAATTTGGTGGGGAAGTTAAATTGCAATACGACCATGAAGAATTCTCAAGATTGATGGCCCAAGATGATGTAAAAACTGCTGCTCTCTGGGGAATAGACAATAAACTTAACCACATCAACAATGGGTGTCTAGGGGCAGAGTTGGCTCCAGAATCAGTGCAGCTATAA
- the LOC122658997 gene encoding protein KINESIN LIGHT CHAIN-RELATED 1-like, translating to MESSAETYHHCHRHRRLQRSTSSTSLPTQENRGSTALLETRKSVSQNSRKSISYRKADENDDRGTPPFSSSDDLGLLLLSTAQSLHATGDEPNKANRFALKATEFFQQKLVEESVSATATTTTTTVDLLTSFLLLAATLCKLGQFEEAIQVLRKSVLLAYSSDLNLNPELAKASFSMFMLLGDINFKLGHYNVAMDSFRSGLEVQTQSLGMSNPQVAETCRYIAKSYLQLMHFKEAEELCSLALKIHSDSSKCNSNSSIFEEVKARRLMGLIHNGMGENRAALEQLLLASSILSSSLPETEQLEVAFLDASIGETYVSLGRYDEALSSFHKALSMLKALYGEAHTVVASIFVSLAGLHLKKGMLKDAQLHCEKALLIYGSIDANAFNSAEDVAMGLTATAGLFESMGEIKHAISLLHKAREIIECTLEYPNTIVGGIEAQIGVMLQMSGNHREAYVMLRSAISKYGLVGQKTSVVVGMLLNQMGLACVGLNSICEAAEKFEQSKAVLEQVCGAHHSNTLDVCINLAGTYDAMGRVEKAIDLVDQILEEMENRLGTVNHEVEHIRKWLSQMLRETGRCRMRKPHTLHDLLILQKTGR from the exons atggagTCATCTGCTGAGACATATCATCATTGTCATCGTCATCGTCGTCTTCAGCgttccacctcctccacctcaCTGCCAACCCAAGAAAACAGAGGCTCTACTGCGTTACTGGAAACAAGAAAATCAGTGAGCCAGAACAGTAGGAAATCAATATCATACCGAAAGGCCGACGAGAACGACGATCGTGGCACACCGCCTTTCTCCTCCTCCGACGACCTTGGTTTGCTTCTCCTCTCAACCGCACAGTCCCTCCATGCCACGGGCGATGAACCCAACAAAGCCAATCGCTTCGCTCTTAAAGCCACTGAATTCTTCCAACAAAAGCTGGTCGAAGAAAGTGTATCTGcaactgctactactactactaccaccGTTGACCTCTTAACCAGCTTCCTACTCTTGGCCGCAACCCTCTGCAAACTGGGTCAATTCGAGGAAGCCATCCAAGTGCTTCGCAAGTCAGTTTTGTTAGCTTACTCCTCTGATTTAAATCTCAACCCAGAGCTAGCCAAAGCCTCATTCTCTATGTTCATGCTGCTCGGGGACATCAATTTCAAATTGGGTCATTACAATGTTGCCATGGATTCCTTCCGATCGGGTCTCGAAGTCCAAACCCAATCACTGGGAATGTCAAATCCACAGGTCGCCGAAACTTGCAGATATATAGCCAAGTCTTACCTGCAACTAATGCATTTCAAAGAGGCAGAGGAGCTATGTTCCCTAGCCCTCAAGATCCATAGCGACAGCTCCAAATGCAACAGTAATAGCTCCATTTTCGAAGAGGTCAAGGCCAGGAGACTCATGGGTCTAATCCACAACGGCATGGGCGAAAACAGAGCAGCATTGGAACAACTGCTTCTGGCGAGTTCAATCCTCTCATCATCTTTACCAGAAACAGAACAGCTTGAAGTGGCATTCCTTGACGCTAGCATCGGTGAAACGTATGTCTCTTTGGGTAGATACGATGAGGCTCTGTCATCGTTCCACAAAGCGCTTTCGATGCTCAAAGCTTTGTACGGAGAAGCGCACACTGTAGTAGCCTCCATATTCGTAAGCCTTGCAGGTCTTCACCTAAAGAAAGGAATGCTAAAGGACGCCCAACTCCATTGTGAGAAGGCCCTTCTTATCTATGGCAGTATCGATGCTAATGCGTTCAATTCGGCAGAGGATGTCGCCATGGGTTTAACTGCTACAGCAGGTCTGTTCGAGTCCATGGGAGAAATTAAGCATGCCATTTCGCTACTCCACAAGGCTCGTGAGATCATTGAATGCACATTAGAATACCCAAATACGATAGTTGGTGGAATTGAGGCGCAGATTGGCGTGATGCTGCAGATGAGTGGGAATCACCGTGAAGCGTATGTGATGCTGAGAAGTGCCATCTCTAAGTATGGATTGGTTGGTCAGAAGACGAGTGTCGTGGTAGGGATGCTATTGAATCAGATGGGTTTGGCCTGTGTGGGATTGAATTCCATCTGCGAAGCTGCAGAAAAATTCGAGCAATCTAAGGCTGTGCTCGAACAGGTCTGTGGTGCCCATCACTCCAATACTCTCGACGTCTGCATCAACCTTGCTGGGACTTATGATGCCATGGGAAG AGTTGAGAAGGCGATAGATCTTGTCGATCAAATACTTGAAGAAATGGAGAACAGATTGGGAACGGTCAATCATGAGGTAGAGCATATACGGAAATGGCTCTCCCAAATGCTAAGAGAAACAGGTCGATGCAGAATGAGGAAACCTCATACCTTACATGATCTCCTCATCTTGCAAAAGACAGGTAGGTGA